The Endozoicomonas sp. 4G DNA segment TTATTCACCACCTCGGGCTGTTGCAGGGCGGTCCTTGAGTGAGCCCCAATAATGATATCGATAGCACCGACCTCTTTTGCCAGCTCAATATCTCCGGGTGGGGCGTGAGTTCGCCATTGATCGGGAAAGTAGCCCAGGTGAGTCAGGGCAATCACTACGTCAGCCAGTTCCTTGATCTTGGGAACCAGAAGGTTGGCGATGTGTAACGGATTCTTAAAGTCAATGCGCGAGATATTGTCCGGATTGCCTATCTTACGGGTATCCTGTGTAGTCAGGCCAACAATGGCTACGGTTATATCGCCCACATCAATCAGTCGAAAAGCATCAAAGAGGGGGCGGCCAGTGCTGGCGTCGTAGGTATTGGCAGAAAGAAAAGGAAACTTTGCCAGATTTTGCTGCTGGCGGAGCACTTTCATTGAGTGATCAAATTCATGATTGCCGACCACCATGGCATCGTAGCCCATCAGGTTCATGCCTTTGATATCCGGAACGCCACTTTGCAGGGCAGACTCCGGTGTGCCACCGCTGATATCACCACCCGACAGCAGCAGGACTGTACCCCCTTCAGCAGTCACCTCAGCCCGGATGGTGTCAATCAGGGTCTTGCGGGCAGCCATGCCTCCCTCATCCTGCGGGTTTTTCCAGAACTGACCATTGTGGTCATTGGTATGAAGCAGGGTGAGTGTGTGGCTGCGTCCGGAATCGGTCTTCAGGGTTTCATCGGATGAAGAGCATCCCGACACGATCAGCGACAGTGCGAGTGTCGTTGAGACAGCCGTGAGCTTTGAGACAGCCGTGAGCTTTGAGACAGCCGTGAGCTTTGAGACAGCCGTGAGCTTTGAGACAGCCGTGAGCTTTGAGACAGCCATGAGCTTTGAGACAGCCATGAGCTTTGAGACAGCCATGAGCTTTGAGACAGCCATGAGCTTTGAGACAGCCATGAGCGAAGAACGATAGTTTGCACGGCTTTTAAACATAATAAACCGACATGGCTGAATATTTTTTATGGAAAAAGCCAGACAATCTGAGCATGAACATCTTCCAGCAGAGCGCGAATTTTTGAGGGTTCTCAATATATCACTGGTTAATATCAGGGTTTGTCCAGAAATGAGTCGCGGGATGCAAAGTTACTGTAAAGACTTCTAACCAAGGGTTCATCAGCGAAGAATCAATCAAACTTAAGCAATAAAAATACGTATACCTCGTTAGCACTTCACTCAATAAACTTAACAGAGCTGTAAAAATGGACCCGATGTCTTACAGGAACGTTTAATCAATCAGTCATTGAAAAATACAATACGCTGATTATCCATTAGCAGTCGTCAGTCCAATTAATAAAGTGATTTTAAGCCGGAGTTTCAATATGCTTGAGCTGCTTTCAGGGTTACCTTTGCCTGAATGGCTATTGCAGTCGTTAACGGGTTCAATAGAAGAGCCTTCAGAAAGCTCTGATGAGCCCGATTTTTTCAACCAGCAGGATTTTCATCGGATTTATCTTCACATCTTCATTATTTGCGGTTTTCTCGTATATTTACTATTCCCGCAAAGACAATAAAGACACCTCCATAAAAGGTTTCTTCTGCTTCCTGGTACCGAAAAGTATCTACCTGTCGAACTCGTCTTTAGTGGATCTGAAACTGTTTCTGGCCTACCGGATCACCTCCGGCCTGCTATCCCCGATTCTTGGGTTGATGTCCATCACGGCGTTCTCATTGATGTTCAG contains these protein-coding regions:
- a CDS encoding metallophosphoesterase is translated as MAVSKLTAVSKLTAVSKLTAVSKLTAVSKLTAVSTTLALSLIVSGCSSSDETLKTDSGRSHTLTLLHTNDHNGQFWKNPQDEGGMAARKTLIDTIRAEVTAEGGTVLLLSGGDISGGTPESALQSGVPDIKGMNLMGYDAMVVGNHEFDHSMKVLRQQQNLAKFPFLSANTYDASTGRPLFDAFRLIDVGDITVAIVGLTTQDTRKIGNPDNISRIDFKNPLHIANLLVPKIKELADVVIALTHLGYFPDQWRTHAPPGDIELAKEVGAIDIIIGAHSRTALQQPEVVNNTWIMQAGANGEYLGRADFTWKNGRLTLDNYQLIPVNQKDQKSRIKEDPEMLKLLAPYQKKGQELTMVYETRSPITANSFAPGGMPGDQAVFSGT